Within the Oculatellaceae cyanobacterium genome, the region TTTATGATCTTTTGGGTAGCACACTAGGATCATACGGCTTGGGAGTACTTTTGGCTGCTCGTTTTGGCATGGGAAGGCAAAGTTACTGGTACTTAGCGCAGACTTTAATCAAAAATCCAGCACTGTGGAGTTTTGGTTTAGGGCTTGCTGTTCATCAAGTTCCACTGCCAAAACTAGCTGAACAAAGTTTGCAACTCTCGGCTTGGGGTTCTGTAGCACTGGCATTAGTACTAATTGGGATGCGACTGGGGCAGCTTTCTTCTTGGGGCAGTTGGCGAAGGGCATCAATTAGCTTAGGAATTAAAATGTTGATAGTTCCCCTTACTTTAGGCATTGGGCTATCTGTTTTAGGGCTAAAAGGAGCGCCAATGAGAGCGATCGCACTGCAAATGGCGATGCCTCCAGCCTTTGCTACGCTTGTACTGGCAGAAACTTATAACTTGGATCGTGACTTAGCGGTTACTGCGATCGCACTAGGTTCAACCGCGTTACTATTTACCTTACCAATTTGGTTACTACTATTTGGAACCTAAAGCAATTTTATTAACCCCAGGCTTACGCAAGAAATAAATCATCATAATTGCTAAAAGCTAATAAATCACTCTGCTTTCAAATAGTGCTGATTCCACCGTTAAAAATGCGTAAGTCTTGAAACTGTTGCCAATTCAGACGGATTGACTTGTTCATAGCGTTCAAATGGTTGATGAATCCAAGGATTATCTCGTAAATAATCCACATAGTAATCTGGCTTGATTACAGAACAAGCTTTATACCACAAAACAGCAGTGCGAACCTGCTCAACATCAGCAGAGTAACGATCTTGAAGCCACTTAATAGTCTCTTGGAGAGTAATACCAGAATCAACTAAGTCATCAACTAACAGAACATTGCTACCTAATTTATCTGTAGTCATGGTTAAGCTATGGGAAACTTTTAAATTACCCCGCTCTTGACCACCACTGCCACCGTAAGATGCTGTAGCTAAAATAGCTAAGGGCTGTTTGTAAATCCGAGATAAGATATCTCCAACTCGTAATCCGCCTCTAGCAAGGCAAACAATTTGGTCAAACTGCCACTGGGACTGATAGATTTGAGCAGCTAACTGTTCAATTTTTTGGTGGTATTCTGACCAAGACACATACAGATGTGGCATAAAATCTATGATTCTAGGGTTTGACGTTAGATACTAAATAGGAAGTTATTATTCTAATCTGCTGTAAAAATTAATGAATAATTCTGCTTCTGAGCATGATTTTGTCACCCCTGAATCCGAAAAGCTGAGTGTGTCTACCAAGCTAGCTTATGGTGCAGGAGATTTGGGTTCGGCTATCACTGCTAATATCTTGGTATTTTATTTATCATTCTTCCTGACTGATGTTGCAGGAATGAGTGCGGCGTTGGCAGGTAGCGTGCGGATGGTAAGCGGGATTTGGGATGCAATTAACGATCCAATTGTAGGAGTATTGAGCGATCGCACTCGTTCTCGTTGGGGTCGTCGCTATCCTTGGATGATCTTTGGTGCAGTTCCCTTGGGAATTTTCTTCCTTTTACACTGGATAGTTCCCCCATTCTTAACTAACAGTAGCACTGGCAATAATCAATGGGGATTGTTTTGGTACTACATTATCATTGGTATTTTTTTCAACACGGCTTTTACTGCTGTTAACCTACCCTACACAGCCTTAACACCAGAACTAACCAAAGACTATAACGAACGTACTAGCCTTAATAGTTTCCGGTTTGCATTTTCAATTGGCGGCAGTATTTTATCTTTAATTTTGGCTCAAGTTATCTTTTCTACTATTAAAGATAAAAGTCAGCAATATTTAGTACTAGGAGGTATATGTGCGTTACTGTGTATAGTGCCTTCCTACATTTGTATTTGGGGTACACGTAAACGTATAGCTAGTGTCAAACTGCAAAATCCCGAAGAAGATAGTTCGGCCTCACTACCTTATTTAGAACAGCTACGGATTGCTTTTAGCAATCGAGCTTTTTTATTTGTGATTGGAATATATCTATGTTCCTGGTTAGCAGTCCAAACCACAGCTACAATCATTCCTTACTTTGTAGTTAACTGGATGGGTTTAAAACCCCAAATTTCGGCACAAGTAGCGCTGGGGGTTCAAGGAACCGCGCTATTAATGCTATTTCCCTGGACTGCTCTTAGTAAGCGATTAGGCAAAAAAGCCGTTTATTTTATGGGTATGAGTCTGTGGCTAATTGCTCAGGTAGGATTATTTTTCTTGCAACCAAATCAAGTTGGCTTGATGTATGTATTAGCTGTACTAGCAGGATTTGGCGTTTCTACTGCCTATCTAATTCCCTGGTCAATGATACCAGATGTAATTGAATTGGATGAACTCAACACTGGTCAGCGTCGGGAAGGCATTTTTTATGGATTTATGGTATTACTGCAAAAAATCGGTTTAGCAATAGGGCTGTTTTTAGTCGGATTAGCTTTAGAAGCGGCTAAATTTATTCCAGGTCAGCAAGTACAACCGGAGTCAGCGCTATTTGCGATCCGGCTTGCAATTGGGCCTTTTCCAACAGTGGCGTTAATTGGTGGACTCATTCTGGCATACTTTTATCCTCTTACCCGCGAAGTACACGCAGAAATTATGCTCAAACTGCACGAGAGGCGATCGCAATCTTGATATAGCAGTCAGCATTCTGCTATTAGCAGTCAGCTTTTTTAAGCAAAAACGCTGAAAGTTTAACATTCAATACTTTCAGCGTTTTTATTAGTTAAACATCCCCAGAAGCGAAAAATACGCTTAGTTGTATAGCAACGGACAGGGTGCTTAGGGCAATGATTAAATCTTGATTAACATCTGCGTCATCTGCGTTCATCTGCTCACATCTGCGATAAAAAAAATTGTAATTGAGAGCAAGTGATTTAATGGCTTAACCGCCTTGGCTACAGCTATAGCTTGATTTTGGAGATTTAAAAAACCTCATCAGCTTGCATCAGGAAGCACCTCTGGATGATCATCCAAAGAAAGTAAGAATTGAATCAAATCTGTCTGATCCTCAGTAGTAAAGCCACTTTCTCTATCAACCCAGTAACTATGTCCGCTACCATCCACATTTGATGTTTGCAAATCTGAATTAGTGCGGTTAGCTGCAACAGTTGCTTCTCGCAAATTTCGGTCAACCAATACCCGTAAACTATTAGCAGGATCGGGCTTGATATTTTGCATTAATGTACCAGCCATACCTAGTTGATCGGAATTAGCAACAATAAACTTCCCAGAATTATCATTTTGTTGAATTGCTTCTTTTCCAGCACTTACCCCACCATCATGTAAATATGGTGCGGTTAAATAAAGCCCTATTAAACTTGGTACTTTATAACCACCTGCGGGATTATTAATCCCAAAAGCAAGTTCTTGTGCAGATTTTGGCGTAATATCCGTTGGTACTGATAATATTGGCGGCTCGGCTGGTAGTGGTACAGATTCACTGTTAGGATAAGTTTTTGGTTCAATGAATGTACGCGCAAAAGCTGCTAATGTAGGCGCTCTAGATGGTTGTGTACCAACTTCGTTTTGTGCAATTACATTATTGTTGGTAAAGTAACGCCCGCTATGGCATTCAACACAACCAGCACGATTGAAAACTGCTGCGCCTCTTTCTAGAGTAGCTATATCAGCACTTTGATGAGGTGGGGGCGCTAATGTATTTTGCCAAGCTGACATCGCATTGAGTTGTTCACCTACTGGAAATTTTGGTGAATTTGCCATTAATCCATCTAGTATAAACGGCGAACCTTTGGGATAACCAGGCATCCGAATTACTTGATTTATGGCTGGTTCACCAGGCGTAGGATCTATCTTGTTGAAAAATTCTGATGGTTTAGCGCCTTTTGGTAATCGAAAAGCTGGATTAGCAGCATTTTGTAACAGCACACCTAAATAGGTTTCTTTATCAATACCTAGTACTTCCTGACTACCATCAGCGCCGTTAGTTGCGTCTGAGTTAGTTGCATGGACATTGCTATTTAGGGTTGTCAGTCCATGAAACCAACCAATCGCTGAATGTCCACTCCAACCGTAAGGCCAAGCAGCAAAAGTATATGAGGATGGAATCTGGGAAGGATTATTAACAAGCGTGCCAGTAGAGTCAAAGCTACCAGGCGGCCAAGTTAGCAATTTGGCATCAACTGCATCTTCGACAGCTTGAGAATCTGGTAAGCGAGACTCTTGCCCGTTGGCATCAATATAAGTATGTTCTCCTGATGGGAATTTGATCGGATTCACATCTGTCTGACGAAACATTGCTGCGGAATTAGTCGCAAATGCTAATACCAAACCAGGATTAACATCGTTGTTGGGTGCGCCTTCTAATACTCGTCCACTATTTTGATCTATAGTTGCATGGCACAAGGCGCAGGTAATCCCGACGCGCAATTTACCTTGGCTATAACTAGGACGCATACCAAGTGGGAGTAGGGAATGTGCGGGAACGTCTAAACCTGTATTGAGTAATGTACCTGCTTTAAAAGTGCGTCCACCGATAGTGACATCCTCATCTAGAGGGATTTGGAGATTGGTTGTATGCTTACCGCCTAAGCGTGCGATCGCTTTTGTCATCGAAAAAGGGTTAATCGGGCCATCTAATGCACCAACTACATCAGTTTGGAAAACTTCGTTGCCAAATGTTTCGGAATAAAAAGCTTTACGACCAAGTTTGATTAAATCTTCTGTAACAGCAACAGCACCATTTTCTGGCGATAGTTGTTTACGTCCTTCTTCTGTTTGTAGTAGACGTGTTGCTTCTTCTTGATTAACTGCGTAGCCTAAAACATCATAGGAGCCAATTTCTTGAGGTGCTACTTGAGTAAGGGGCGTAAAAGTGTTGTAAACGCTTGGTGTTGCTGGTAAAGCAATTTCCATGCGGTAAGCTAAAAAGCCAATCAAAAAAATAAAGGATAATAGGATAAAAATGGTGCGCGATTTCATCAGTAATTAGAGAGAATTACAATGTAAAAATTGCTTATTGCTTTGATGCAAACTGGTTATTCTGCTGGGCAGCTTGATCAGTCAAACTGGTCAATACAGACGGTGTTAACTCCGATGTACTATCTATACCTTTGGCGGCTTCAGTACCAATACCACCTGGTTCCGGTAAAAATTTATTGACAATTCCCAGCAGATTTGATGTTAGTCCTGGGAATAAGTCGTGAAACTTGGTAGCTAGTTGTGCGGTAAGTGAAATTACAACTTCTGCTTTTCCTTGCTGGCAAGCTTTGATAATTTGACGTGCGGCGCGTTCAGCACTTATAGAAATAATCGGCAAAGAATCACTGAGACTAAACCAGGTAAATTCAGCACGATGTTGACCTTTCATTAGTGCGTTGTAGGGGCTACCTGTACGCATCAATCCTGGGCAGATAGTGGTGACAATAATATTGTCTTTTGCTACTTCTGCACGTAATCCTTCAGAGAATCCAGTTAAGGCAAATTTACTAGCACTATAAGGCAACAGATGTGGAACGCTGATTTTACCGCCAATGGAAGAAATGTTAACAATCCGACCCTCACGCCGTTGACGCATTTCTGGTAGTACTGCCAATGTCGTGTAAAGAGATGCCCAAAAATGGACTTTCATGGCTGTATCGTAGTCATCCAGCGTCATGACATCTATTGGGCCAACTGCAATAATTCCTGCATTATTAATGAGTACGTCGATCTGGCTAAAGCGATCGCGCACCCCTTGCACCATCTGTTCTACTTGTTCCTTATCTGTGACATCACAGGGTAGAGCCAGAACATCTGCACCTTGTTCAACTAAATCAATCCGCGCACGTTCTAATTCTGCTGCGTCACGCGCACAAATTGCTAACTTTGCGCCTTGACGTGCTAACTGTCGCGCCATGACTAATCCTAGCCCACGCGATCCACCTGTAATTAGGACTGTTTTATTATTGAAATTGTATTGGCTACGCGATCGCATTAATAAAAAGATAGCCAAGAAACCACCCAAAACTAACACACCAGCTATGAGTGCATGATTATCTAGTTCACTCATTAATCAAATTCTCCAAACAAACTGCTAAAGCAGAGGCAATATTTTTTTCAAACCTATCCAGCCTGTTTAAAGAGTGCGTCTGCCTAGAGGAACTAATTAATAGCTAAGTCAACATTTAGCTATTAGCTATCCGCTTGTCCTAAAAAAAAGGCGTTAACTTTGGGGAATTTTGCTAAGAAATTCATCTATGGCTGTGACGAAGAGATCCGGCTGTTCCAAATGAGGGATATGACCACAATCGGGGATGATCTTGAGATCTCCTTGCTGTAAATGCTTAACAGCCGCTTCAGCCTGACTTTTTGGAAAGATTAAATCATCTTCACCCCAGATCAGCAATGTTGGCATTTGTAACTGTGAAAGTTGATCGACCATCACAGTACGCTGTGCGATCGGATTGAGTTGGGCGCGCAGTGTAGACAATGTAGCTTGCAAAAAGCCAAAAGTTTGTGACAGACGTTCTTGTTCGGCATACCACTCGACGGGAATTTGATCAGGATGGGCAAACTGCAAAGCTGCTCGCGATCGCGATCGCATAGTTGCACCAACGGGTGTTTGGCATCCAGCAACCCCAAGTTCGCCAAGGACAGGCAAGGTCAACGAAGACAGCAGCGGATTAACTGCTTCACCCAGTCCACTGCTATCAATCAGCACCAAGCCAGCAGTTTGTGCTTGACGGGAGAGGGCAACTTTTAAGGCAATCAAACCACCCAGCGAATTCCCTGCTACTACAGCACGGTCAATGCCGATCGCATTGATAAAATCAAGTGCAAACTGCGTGAGAAATTCGACGGAATAATCCCGAATTGGTTTTGCACTTTCACCGTTACCAGGAAAATCGGGTGCATAGACGCGATACTTTTCACCTAACTTCGGTAAAACCCACGACCAGTCTAAAGCACTCTCACCCGTTCCGTGAAATAAAACAAGCGGTAAACCTTCACTTCCAGTTTGAAAGTAACGAAGGGAAAGCCCGTTTAAATTGATGCGCTGTTCTTGAACTATCATTTTTAATTTATTTTAATTAGATTGTTGTTAGCATTCTTCAAGTATGATGAGCGCCATTCACCCGCAACACCTCACCCGTGATATAACTACTGGCGATCGGTGAAAGCAAGAAAGCTACTGTCCAGGCAATTTCTTCTGGTTTACCAAAGCGACGCAATGGAATTTCAGACACAATCCGGTCTTTGACCTTATCAGGAATTGCCTGCACCATCTCTGTTTCAATGAATCCTGGTGAAACAGCATTGACTCGAACCCCATATCTGGCAGCTTCTCTGGCTAGGGATTTGGTGAAGCCAATTAAAGCCGATTTAGAGGCTGAATAATTTGTCTGACCGAGATTTCCCCGTTCACCAGAGATAGATGTGATCGAAACAAGGGAGCCTTCACCCTGTTCATACAGCTTAGGAATTACAGGCAAGAAAGTGTGATAAACCCCTTTTAAATTGGTATCAATTACCGCATCCCAATCTTCGCTAGTTAGCTTATGAAAGAAGTTATCGCGGGTAATTCCTGAATTGGCAACAACTCCGTAAACACTTCCGAATTTTTGCTCAACCAGTTCTACGGCTGTCTCCATTGCGTCTTTGTCTGTGACATCTGCTTGAATTGCTAATGCTGTGCTTTCGGAATTAGGTTCACTGCGATAGGTGTAAGCAACTTTAGCTCCCAATTGTTGCAATAAGTGAACGATCGCCGCTCCGATGCCTCGATTTCCGCCTGTAACAAGAACTACTTTGTCTTCTAGTCCTAAAAATTTCATTCAGCTTATATCCTTCCTTACTTTTTTAAAGCCGCTCTACAGCGATCGCTGTTCCACCGCCTGTGCCATGACAAACCGCCGCTAAACCCATCTTTCCGTTTTGCTGTTGCAGTGCGTTCAACAAGGTGACGATGATGCGTGCGCCTGATGCGCCAATGGGATGCCCTAGTGCGATCGCACCTCCGTACACATTTAATTTTTCGTAAGGAATGCCCAACTTGCGATGAAACAAAACGCTACTCAGGGCAAACGCTTCGTTATTCTCGAACAAGTCAAAATCGTAAATCCTCAGCTTGAGTTTATCTAACAGTTTATTAACTGCCAGAATCGGAACTTCTGGAAACCGCCACGATTCTCCCCCGATCCATGCTCCACTGATGAACCGCGCTATCGGCTTAAGTCCATACCGTTCCACTGCCGATTTACTTGCCAAAACCAGAGCAGCCGCTCCATCAGAAATTTGACTGCTGTTGCCTGCGGTAAATATGCCATCCTCTTGAAAGGCAGGTTTGAGTTTAGCGAGACTTTCTAAGGTGGTTTCATCTCGAATGCCTTCATCTCGATCAATTATTTGTGTTCCTTTCTTACCAGTAACTTCAACTGGAATGATTTCCGACTGAAACCAGCCTTGATCAGTGGCGATCGCAGCGCGTTGTTGTGATTTCAGGGCAACTTCATCCAGTTCAGCCCGTGTCACCTGATAAGCTGCTGCCAATCGCTCTGCCTGAGTCCCCATCGTTTCCGCAGTTGTGGCATCGGTAAGTCCGTCATAGAGCAAAAGATCCGTGACTTGTTCCGGTGATCCCAGCAACGTTTTGTACCCCCAACGGGCGCGGTGTGACAAAAAGAAACCCGTCTGGGACATGGATTCCATGCCGCCAGCTAAAACAATCTCCGCCTCTCCAGCACGAATGGCAGTCGCGGCATTAATCACGCTCATCATGCCTGATGAACAAACCATATCAACAGCATACCCATCCACAGTTTCTGGAATCCCAGCCTTAAAAGCTGCTTGGCGAGGCAAAGACTGCCCGTGTCCCGCTCTTAGTACGTTGCCCAGGATATATAAATCCAAAGCTTCTTTTGGCACACTTGCTCGCTCTAGGGCTGCTTGCATGGCGATCGCCCCTAAATCTACCGGAGAAAACCCTGCCAACCCTCCTCCAAACCGACCGAGGGGTGTACGCACCGCCGAAACAATATAGGCTTCTTGCATTTACTTTCACCCTACTGTTGAAGAATTTTTTAAAAAACTTTCAGATGCTTGCTCTCAATATTTTCTAGTTAACAAAACCAGCAGTTCCTAAACGCTAGATATCAAAAATAATTGCTGAACATTGATTACTATTGAAAAGGGTTGTAAATTGAAGAATCAACATCATTTTTTTTAGCAGTAGGACAAATATCAATGGATTTCGCTACTAATTTTGAGCAATTTTTGCAGCAGGTCACCGAAGCCCAGAGACAAGTTTTCAAGGGATTTACTTCTGCAATTCCAGGAATGCAAGATTCCCAAACACAAAGTATGCGCGAGAGCTTTGATAATGTTCTTAACTTTCAAGAACAAGTTGTATCTAGTTCTCTAGAATTTCAAACCCTTGTAACCCGTCTCGCCCTCGAATCTCAGAAACAACTTTGGCAAAACTACTTCAATATGCTGCGAAGCAAGGAAGTGAAATAGCCAAATAACGATAAAAAAGCCCCTGGGAAGATTCTCTTGGGGAGCTTTTCAACTATTTAATAGTGTATAAAATATCATTCATTAATTTTTCCTTGCTAATCTCAATTTAGTCAGCAGTCAACAAGTCAATTTTAATATTTTTCATCCTCTCTCATCATCTACCTAATGAATGAAGCCAATATTCAGGCTTTTTGTTTCTATAAACACATTAAAAATATCTGCAAAATCACTTCAGATTAGACTGATGAGCAAAAATCAGTTATTACATCTGTGTGCATCTGTGTTTATCTGTGGATATCTGTGGTTAAGTCCTTAAAATTCGGCTTTTGCAAGAGGTCTAATGTTTTATTGAACTCGTGCTTTTAACCAATTGGCGATCGCAGGTGGTAAATCTAGCTGCACTTTGCTGCTAACATACATCCCAATATGCCCCGTTGCAAACGATCGCACGGTATAATCTTCACTGCCAATGTATTGCTGAAGTGCCATTGAAGATTTAGGTGAAACAAGATGATCGTGTTCAGCATAAATGTTGAGAACAGGGACGCGAATATTCTGTAAATTAACTCGTTGACCGCCTAATTCGATTTCTCCCTGAATCAATTTGTTGTCTTGATAAAAGTCCTTCATAAACTGGCGGTAAGCCTCCCCAGCTTGATCGGGGCTGTCAAAAATCCATTTTTCCATTCGCAGAAAGTTCAACAATTTGTCTTCACAATCAGCAATTTCTGCTAATTTGACATACTTTTCAATGCCTAGTTGAAATGGTTTGAGCATCAAAAACTCAAAATTGAGAAAATCACCTGGAATATTACCCAAAGTATCCACTGCTAAATCTACATCAAACGCTTTTGTCCCTAATGTGCTTCCACTCCAGAGATTTAACAAATTTTCGTGAATGTGAAAGTCAACCGGAGTGATCATTGTAATCAACGTTTTGACTTTCTGGGGATAAATAGCACTGTAGCAAAGGCTAAATGTTCCGCCTTGACAAATGCCTAACAGGTTGATTTGGTCAACGTCCAAGCGATCGCACACCGCATCCACGCAGTTATTGAGATAACCGTTGATGTAATCATCTAAAGTCAAAAAGCGATCCGCTCTACTTGCAGATCCCCAGTCAATTAGATAAACATCAAGACCGAGTTTTAGCAAATTAGCAACTAGCGAGCGATCGTCTTGCAAATCAACAATATAAGGGCGATTTACCAACGCATAAACGATCAGAACAGGAATATTAAGCGAAGGCTCAACCTGGGGCGTGAACCGATACAGAGTGAGCTTATCTTCTTGATAAATCACTTCTTTAGGAGTTACCCCAACCTGAATGTCTTCCTCTCGCCAGTTGCCAAAGATTTCAGAACCCTTAATTAGTTTTTCGATTGAATTCAAGTCATTAAGAAATGAGGATTGCACAATTTATCGCTCTAGCGCAGGTTGAACTTGGTTTTTAGAATATTGAAACAGAAACACAGTATATAGAATGGCAAAAATCAGGTCAATAATTCCTGGGATTAAATAGAGTGGGTGAAGATTTCTAACTATGGTGTGATAAGCCAGAATAGCAAAAACAAAAGATTGGGCGCAAATACCAAACTTAATAATTCCGTGATTTTGATAAATATCGTTGCTCACCCACCAATAAGCAACGCCAATGAAAAATACTAACCCATAAAATAGCTGTGAGTATTCAACATTAACGAGTGATTGAGTATTAAGAAAATTACGCAGCCAGGAATCAGCAAAAAATAATGCTGCACCTTCAGCAGAAGTAATAATTGCTTTTGTCAAAAAGACAGACTTCCAAAAATTTAAGTTGTTCATGGTTATACATTTGACCAGGGGGCAAAACTCACAAATTTGATTTTTTTTTATCGCAGATGTAAGCAGATAGACGCAGATGACGCAGATGTAAGCAAGATTCTATTGACTTATGCAAGAGATCTTTTCTTCGATCCTCGATTGCTGTCAAGCTTTATAAGATTCTGCAAATTCTTTCTTGAAACTTTTCATCTCCTTACGCAACTCATAAATACTGCGGTGAATTTCATCTACTTCACTGCGAGTGGGTAAGTCGTTCCACTTGAGAAACACTTCCAGCAATTGTTGTTGCTGTTTTCTAAAAGTTATAGTTGTATTTAAAAACTTTCCTCGCACCTGAAGCGGATGTTCCGATTGAAACGTTTGGGCAAAAGTGCGATCAAAAAGTTGGCTCCACACTTGTAAAATTTGCTGCCAATGTTGAATCGTTTCTCCGTTTTCAGTCATGGATAATAACACGCGCAGAAATTCCTCAACAGTTTTCAGCCAAACTTCTAAAAGTACAAGCTGGTAGTCAAAACTTGCCTGTTGTAAGTTAAACCATGCCTCTAAACTTTGAAAAAGTTTGTGATTGAATTCGCGCGTATATCCCAGGTTAGGACTTTGCCAAAATTGGTTCATTCAGATGTGCCTCTCATTCCTTGCATTACTGCAAATGCGAATGCCACACTGGTAACGGCTCCCCACTTTAAAGCAGGGTTTTTATCCACCCAGTCTAAAAGACTAGGGATAACCATTGTGCGGAAATCTCCATCTACTCTGGTATCCGTTAACACAGGTTCATACAAATTGTTTGAATCATGCTCAGACTTGGGCTTGTCAGTTTTTTGAAACGGAAAGCCAATTTGCACTAATAGAGCATCAACAAATGAAGGCGAAAGCTTTTGCAAGAAATCCAACACTCTAGCAGAATCACCAACAAAGAAATCACGGGTAGGATTGGTTGCTGTGTAGAGAATTGCATCTACAACCAGCCTGGGATCATAATAAGGTGGTATTCCGGCTGGCTGTACGCCTAACCGCGTCATGGCGTTGTCCCAAAAGGGTGTATTAATCACCGAAGGTTTGATACTGGTGACACTGATCGGAAGTTTTTCATGCAGCAACTCAACCCGCAGGGATTCTAAAAATCCCTCAATACCATGTTTTGCAGCACCGTAAGAACTTTGGAGTGGGAGGGATCTAATCCCCTCAATTGAGGAGATATGAATCAACGCGCCCCGTCCCTGTTGCTTGAGGTAAGGAAGTGCTGCCATTGCACCATAAACTTGCCCTAACAGGTTGACCTCAATCACCCGCTTAAACTCTTCGGGTTTGGTTTCCTCAAACATGGCAAAGACTGCCGTAGCAGGCAAATGAACCCATGTATCAATGCGACCGTACACCTCTACTGCTTTGTCTGCGATCGCCTTGACTTGATCAAATTCCGCAACATCAGCAATTACCGCAGTCACTTCGCCTTGAAAGCCGCGAATTTCATCCACCAACGATGCGATTTTCGCTTCACTACGACCGGAGACAACCACTTTGGCTTGCTTTTTGGCAAATTGCAGCGCGGTCTCTCGCCCGATGCCGCTAGACGCTCCAACAACCACAACGACCTGATCCTGAATTGGCTTCAGTTGCATGAATATTACTCCTGCTTTGCTCTCAGGAGAATAACAATCGCCACTTGCTATAACGTCTGCCTTGTGAAAGATTTATCAAAACAGATTAGTGCCTATACCCTAGCTGGGCATTTCTGCTTTTACTGCTTTCCCGATATACATGATCGAAGTATTATCGCTAATTGTTATGCGGAAATTTTTGTGTTTTTGGTAATAAAGATAAGCCTGTATGTTTTCGGATATAGTGTCTCCTAAAACATTAAACCCTTTGATATCAAAATCAACAAACCCCTGTTTTTTCATAAGTTCTACCAGTTCTTCAGGTTTGATAAATTTTTGCCAATCGTGAATGCCGCAAGGTATTTGCCGTAATATATATTCTAAAAGCCAAATCATAATAACTTTAGATTTAAAATTTTTGTTAATTGTATCGAAAAAGAATACTCCTCCAAATTTTAATACTCGGTAAATTTCCGCAATAACCTTGTTTACATCTGCTACGTGTTCTAGAACATCAACACAAATTACAGCGTCAAAACTATGGTCTTTATAAGGTAAATTTTCTGCAAAACCATAAGTATAATCAATTGAAAGATAATTATTTGCGTGTTCTTGAGCTTTTTCAATACATTTGTGAGATTGGTCAATGCCAGAGACAATTGCCCCCCGCCTTGCCATGAATTCACAAGAAAACCCTCCCCCACAGCCGACATCTAAAACTTTCAGTCCTTCCCACTGGCTGACATAACGATCAAAGAAGCTAAATCGAGGCTGATTCAGATAATTGAGAGCATAAATTTTGGCGTTCTCATCCCACCAGCACTCGGCATTTAAGTCGTAAAATTCTAAATCGTTTTTCATAAAATA harbors:
- a CDS encoding alpha/beta fold hydrolase: MIVQEQRINLNGLSLRYFQTGSEGLPLVLFHGTGESALDWSWVLPKLGEKYRVYAPDFPGNGESAKPIRDYSVEFLTQFALDFINAIGIDRAVVAGNSLGGLIALKVALSRQAQTAGLVLIDSSGLGEAVNPLLSSLTLPVLGELGVAGCQTPVGATMRSRSRAALQFAHPDQIPVEWYAEQERLSQTFGFLQATLSTLRAQLNPIAQRTVMVDQLSQLQMPTLLIWGEDDLIFPKSQAEAAVKHLQQGDLKIIPDCGHIPHLEQPDLFVTAIDEFLSKIPQS
- a CDS encoding MFS transporter; this translates as MNNSASEHDFVTPESEKLSVSTKLAYGAGDLGSAITANILVFYLSFFLTDVAGMSAALAGSVRMVSGIWDAINDPIVGVLSDRTRSRWGRRYPWMIFGAVPLGIFFLLHWIVPPFLTNSSTGNNQWGLFWYYIIIGIFFNTAFTAVNLPYTALTPELTKDYNERTSLNSFRFAFSIGGSILSLILAQVIFSTIKDKSQQYLVLGGICALLCIVPSYICIWGTRKRIASVKLQNPEEDSSASLPYLEQLRIAFSNRAFLFVIGIYLCSWLAVQTTATIIPYFVVNWMGLKPQISAQVALGVQGTALLMLFPWTALSKRLGKKAVYFMGMSLWLIAQVGLFFLQPNQVGLMYVLAVLAGFGVSTAYLIPWSMIPDVIELDELNTGQRREGIFYGFMVLLQKIGLAIGLFLVGLALEAAKFIPGQQVQPESALFAIRLAIGPFPTVALIGGLILAYFYPLTREVHAEIMLKLHERRSQS
- a CDS encoding beta-ketoacyl-ACP reductase, coding for MKFLGLEDKVVLVTGGNRGIGAAIVHLLQQLGAKVAYTYRSEPNSESTALAIQADVTDKDAMETAVELVEQKFGSVYGVVANSGITRDNFFHKLTSEDWDAVIDTNLKGVYHTFLPVIPKLYEQGEGSLVSITSISGERGNLGQTNYSASKSALIGFTKSLAREAARYGVRVNAVSPGFIETEMVQAIPDKVKDRIVSEIPLRRFGKPEEIAWTVAFLLSPIASSYITGEVLRVNGAHHT
- a CDS encoding SDR family NAD(P)-dependent oxidoreductase, whose product is MSELDNHALIAGVLVLGGFLAIFLLMRSRSQYNFNNKTVLITGGSRGLGLVMARQLARQGAKLAICARDAAELERARIDLVEQGADVLALPCDVTDKEQVEQMVQGVRDRFSQIDVLINNAGIIAVGPIDVMTLDDYDTAMKVHFWASLYTTLAVLPEMRQRREGRIVNISSIGGKISVPHLLPYSASKFALTGFSEGLRAEVAKDNIIVTTICPGLMRTGSPYNALMKGQHRAEFTWFSLSDSLPIISISAERAARQIIKACQQGKAEVVISLTAQLATKFHDLFPGLTSNLLGIVNKFLPEPGGIGTEAAKGIDSTSELTPSVLTSLTDQAAQQNNQFASKQ
- a CDS encoding AEC family transporter, whose product is MLSIGSQLLELYITLGGGVLLGWFLGRQLPKVVPEYLGKFLFWVGVPISIFGFLRQADLSGQIWIAPIVAWVAILLGIGLAWIWICIQTYWQPVDIEPSSKLWLKATQGSFILSAMVGNTGYLGFPITLDLVGQEYFGWALFYDLLGSTLGSYGLGVLLAARFGMGRQSYWYLAQTLIKNPALWSFGLGLAVHQVPLPKLAEQSLQLSAWGSVALALVLIGMRLGQLSSWGSWRRASISLGIKMLIVPLTLGIGLSVLGLKGAPMRAIALQMAMPPAFATLVLAETYNLDRDLAVTAIALGSTALLFTLPIWLLLFGT
- a CDS encoding phosphoribosyltransferase — its product is MPHLYVSWSEYHQKIEQLAAQIYQSQWQFDQIVCLARGGLRVGDILSRIYKQPLAILATASYGGSGGQERGNLKVSHSLTMTTDKLGSNVLLVDDLVDSGITLQETIKWLQDRYSADVEQVRTAVLWYKACSVIKPDYYVDYLRDNPWIHQPFERYEQVNPSELATVSRLTHF